A stretch of DNA from Catenulispora acidiphila DSM 44928:
ACTCCTTCAGGGCACGGCGGGTGAAGGCGGCGTCGAGGTGGGTCGCGGCGCACAGGTAGCGGGTCGCTTCGTCACCGGGAGCCGGGTCGGACCAGGTGGGGGTCACTGCCGGGCGGGGCCGTGGGGCGGCGCTGGGGACGGGCGCTTTCGCTGCGGATGAGGAGGAAGAGGCAGAGGCTGAGGCGGAGGGAGAGGCAGCGGTGGAGGCGGCAGCGGCGTAGTGGCTGACGCTCGGCGCGGGGTCGGCTTCGGGCGGCTGGCGAGTCTCGGCGGACTTGGCGCGTCCCGCTCCCCCGCCGAACAACACCTCACCGAGGATGTCGGAGGCGCGGCGTAACCGTCCGGCCTCGCCGGAGCGCGTTTCGGTCTCGCCGGGATCGGGCTCGCCGGACTGTTCCTCGCCGCCTTGAGCCCGGGCGGCCTGGAGATCGGCGTCCTCGTCCCCCGCAGACCCAGCATCGTCCGCCGCCCGGCCTGCCGCCTTCAACCCGCACTCCCCACGCTCGCTCGCCCCATCGCGTCCTCAGCAAACCATGAACCGCGCTCCCCCAGGGCTGCGATCGCATCAGCGTATGGACTGCGGAGCGGGCGCGCACCCCGCCACGCCTAGTTTGATGAAGTTGTGACCCGGAGCTTGGGATACTTGCGCCCATGTCCGCCAGCACCGCCCGCCACGCGTTCCTCGACCATCCCGGACCCATCCCGTTCGCCCACCGGGGCGGCGCGGACGGCCCGGCCGGGGAGAACACGCTGTCCGCGTTCAAGATCGCCGCCGACACCGGCTACCGGTATCTGGAGACGGACGTGCACGCCACCTCCGACGGCGTCCTGCTCGCCTTCCACGACCGGCGGCTGCAACGCGTCACCGACGCCAAGGGGCGCATCAAGACGCTCACCGCCGCCGAGGCCGCCATCGCCCGCATCGGCGACGACCCGATCCCGACGATGGCCGAACTGCTGGAGGCCTTCCCCGACGCGCGCTTCAACATCGACGTCAAGGAGCCGAACGCGATCGAGCCGCTGACCGCGCTGCTGCGGCGCACCGACGCGGTCGAGCGGGTCTGCATCAGCTCCTTCTCCGACACCCGGCTGAACGCGATGCGCGCGGCGTTCGGACCCGAGCTGTGCACCAGCGCCGGTCCGCGCGAGGCGTTCCGCATCTGGCGTGCCTCGCGCAGACTGAAGCTCGGCGAGACGCCGGATCCGGCCGCGCTGCCCCACGTCGCGGCGGCGTGTCTCCAGGTCCCGCCGGCTCTGGGACGCATCGTCGTGGTCGACGACCGGCTGCTCGCCGCCGCCCACGCCGCCGGACTGCCGGTGCACGTGTGGACCGTCAACGAGGCCTCTGACATGGAACGGTTGCTGGACCTGGGCGCGGACGGCATCATGACCGACCGGCTGGACACGCTCAAAACCGTGCTGACGAAACGGGGGACCTGGTCCTGATGCCGATCGACGACACCGCCGCCGCGTTCACCGCCGACGGCGCCGACTCCGGCACCGGCGCGGCCGCCGCACTCGCCGGGTTGGGGGCGCACCCCGCGCAGCCGCCGACAGGGATCGGCATACCCTTCGCCGATCCGGCAGCGCATGGTTCGCAAGGTATCGCCGCGCAGCCGCTGAGCATCGCCGATCCAGCCGGCACCGCGACACCGTTCGCCGGGCAGGCGTCCTTCACGCGCTCTCCGTCCGCCGAAGAGACCGCCGACTTCGGCACACCGCTCGCCGACCCTGCCGCACTCGCCTCATCGCCCGCCGCCGGACCCGACGCGCCCGACATCCCCACCCCCACCACTGACCCGGCCCAGCTCTCCCGCCGCACCGGCTGGTACCGCTACGCCTGGGGCGCCCACGCCTTCCCCACCACCGTCACCGCGGTCTTCCTCGGTCCCTACCTCACCGACATCGCGCGCAACGCCGCCGGCGGGACCGACCACTACCTGCACCTGGCGGGCCTGAGCATCCGGGCCGAGTCCTTCTACCCCTTCGCCGTCACCGCCGCCGCGCTCGTGCAGGCCGCGGTGCTGCCGTTGGTCGGCGCGGTCGCCGACCGCAGCGGGCGCACGCGCGGGCTGCTGACCGCGGCGATGACCCTCGGTGTCGTGGCGACGCTGCTCTTCTACACCGTCACCGGCGGCGCGTACCTGTGGGGCGGCGCGCTGTTCCTGACCGCCTCGCTGAGCTACTCCACCGCCAACGTGCTGGCCAACGGCTATCTGCCGACGCTGGCCGCGCCGGACGAGCGCGACGCGATCAGCTCCAAGGGCTGGGCTGTCGGCTATCTCGGCGGCGCCGTGCTGCTCACCGTCAACCTGGTCGTCTACACGGCGCACAGCTCTCTGGGACTAAGCGAGGCGCACGCCGCCCGGGTCGCGCTGGCCTCGGCGGGTCTGTGGTGGCTGGTGTTCGGCACGGCCGGCGTGCGCAGGCTGACCGCGGGGACCTCCCGGCTGCCGGAGTCCGAGCTGTCGAAGTCTGGG
This window harbors:
- a CDS encoding glycerophosphodiester phosphodiesterase family protein gives rise to the protein MSASTARHAFLDHPGPIPFAHRGGADGPAGENTLSAFKIAADTGYRYLETDVHATSDGVLLAFHDRRLQRVTDAKGRIKTLTAAEAAIARIGDDPIPTMAELLEAFPDARFNIDVKEPNAIEPLTALLRRTDAVERVCISSFSDTRLNAMRAAFGPELCTSAGPREAFRIWRASRRLKLGETPDPAALPHVAAACLQVPPALGRIVVVDDRLLAAAHAAGLPVHVWTVNEASDMERLLDLGADGIMTDRLDTLKTVLTKRGTWS
- a CDS encoding MFS transporter codes for the protein MPIDDTAAAFTADGADSGTGAAAALAGLGAHPAQPPTGIGIPFADPAAHGSQGIAAQPLSIADPAGTATPFAGQASFTRSPSAEETADFGTPLADPAALASSPAAGPDAPDIPTPTTDPAQLSRRTGWYRYAWGAHAFPTTVTAVFLGPYLTDIARNAAGGTDHYLHLAGLSIRAESFYPFAVTAAALVQAAVLPLVGAVADRSGRTRGLLTAAMTLGVVATLLFYTVTGGAYLWGGALFLTASLSYSTANVLANGYLPTLAAPDERDAISSKGWAVGYLGGAVLLTVNLVVYTAHSSLGLSEAHAARVALASAGLWWLVFGTAGVRRLTAGTSRLPESELSKSGLPKSELSKSERPESGTGYRRLGRTLAALSRNRNALLFLLAYMAYNEGVQTVISFASTYGTKQLDLGQSVMASAILVVQFVAFGGSLWMGRLAARHGTRRTISGSLVAWIVLLAAAFAMTKHAAWQFYLLGCAIGLVLGGTQALSRSLFAQIIPAGQESEYFGLYEVSQNGVAWIGSLTVALAIQFTGSYRLAIVSLVVFFVLGLALLARTDLRAAIRAAGNPVPERL